The nucleotide sequence GGTACTGAACGATTACCGGGACCGGGATAAAATTCTGGCCTTTGATGCCGACGCAGCAATAAACCCGCACGTCGCCAAAAACCTGCAGGCGTTTACGGAAGCGCTGTACACCGAACGCCACAGGCTGAAGCTGGCCCGGTGGAGCATTAACCAGGGCAAGGGCCTTGACGACGTGATCCTGTACCTGGCCCGCCAGGCCCACGGACAGATCGAGAAACAGCTTGTGCCAATGTCGTTATGGGACAAGGTAGTCGGGTGGTTAAAAAAGTTGTTTAGAAAAAGGGGGTAATGAAACATACGTGCCATAGCATAACAAAAGACCTGTATAGCAGAAGGCACGCCGGAAAAGCGTGCCCTCTGCTATTTTTTTGTAGGCATATTTTAAGTTGTGCAGGAACTTGGCCGGTTTTTTGGTCATTAATCAATATTTTCCTCTGATGGTATGACCGTCTCAATCACCTTTGTGCCAGGCCCTTCCTTAAATATCTCTTTGTACCTGCCCTTGGTGCGGTCTGAACCTATTTTCCTTATGTCAACGTCATGCTTGCTGCATCTGATTTCAGGATGCCGGAGATTATATTCCTTGAATTTCATTAGCGCCTCACGGCTGTTCCTGGCTTGGACATAGGTTATATAATAGACAGACCAGCCGCCTTCTTTACGGTGTCCCACATTTTCGTACCAGACCATTTTTTGATTCTTTTTTGGCAAAGGCGTCACCCTTGAACAGACAAGACTAAATGTTAAGGTATTTGCGGGGGGAAAGTTTTCAAAACATGTATGTGCAGTGTTTTTCCGCTGAGCAGGGTCCTCCTGTCATAGTGCCTGTATCCCATACGCTCGTGATACCCCGGTGTGCGGTACCGGAAGCAGTCTGTAAAGCCGTCCTTGAGGATAATGGACCCCTGGAAAAGCCCAAGGTTGCAGATCCGGTAGGCAGCGGCGGACAGGGAAACGTGACAGACCGACTGTACAGCGTCCAGCAGGCCCATTACGTTATACCAGTAGCGTTCGGCCAGCCTGTACACAATATCAAGCGGCATAAGCAGGTTGGCTGCCAGATAGTCAGCTTCTTTTTCCTGAATGTCTCTGGTCTCATACCAGGCATGTATGCTGGTTTTCCTGTGCCCGAGAATAAAGTGGCCGAATTCGTGAAATATGGAAAAACGCTGTCTCAGGACAGGGTGGTTTTTGTTCGCCAGAACATAATAACGTTTTTCAGTGCGTTGAACATATCCTCCTATGTCGTCCGGAAGGTTTGATACGCGTAGAATATGCACAGGTTTGTCCAGATTGAGCTTTTGGGCCACTTCCTCCTCATCCAGTGGAAACCGCATTTTGTTTTTCGCGAAAAAATCCATACTGCAGACCGTTGTGTGCCACATATCGTCCACACTAATCATTCTCCTCCTCCTCTCTTTCCAACTGCCTGATTAATTCCAGATTTTCCCGGAATGCCCGCATGAATTGGTTTTTTGTGGCTTCCGACAGGTTCGACTTTTGCAGCCGCAGGTACAATAATTTTTCCAGGTCCGGTTCGCTTGGCGGGCTGGGGTCGTCGGTGCGGCCAATCAGGTAATCAGATGATACATTTAGAGCAGAAGACAACCTGTAAATATCATCGTAATTTATTGTTGACGTGTACCCCCGTTCCCAGTTTGAGATCACCTGTGCCGACTTATTGACCAGCTTCGCCAGTTCTTCTTGTGTTAATCCTTTGGATTTTCTTGTCATGCGAATTCTTTTGCCTATTTCCATATTTGCCACCTCTGAAATATAATAGCATGAATTAACGAAATATGATACAAAAATAACGATAAAATTTAATTTAATAAAAATATAATCTTGACATTAACGTTAGACGTTAGTAAAATAGAGTTAAGGCAGGTGGTATATATGGTATACGAAAACGTGGAAAAAATACGCATAGCAAAAGGAATCACCAAAACACATATAGCAAAAGCCCTGGGGCTATCACTGCAGGGTTACAGGCACATTGCCTCGGGGAGCGTGCGGCTGGATGCTGAACGTCTGAAAACTATAGCCGCTATCCTTGGCTGTGAGCCCAGTGTTTTTTATGACGACAAACTAACGGACGAAGTTATTAAAGGAATTGCGATACAGTCTAATTAACGACCAGAGAAATATTTTTGAAATAAAGACAGGTTTCATTTATATTATCGAACACAGGTGAAAAACAGTAAACCCCTTCGACAAAACCTGCCAAAAAATCACAAGTTGCAATGCTTGCTTAGGAACTTCAGTCAACCACCCCGGACTGAAGTCCGGGGCTTGCCTTGGCGGGGGCGAGGGCAACAGGTTGACTAGATTGAGCCATGTGTAATATAGGGCTACACAGGCGGGGCTAGAAGAACCTCCCGGGTGCAAGTCCCAGCCCGGGGAAATTCGGCAGAACCGCTTAATGCCACGGGGAAAACCCCTAAGCCTTGCCTGTATTGTCGAGGGACACTAAACCGGTTTGACCGTTCCGGGCTGAATACCAGCACAAAAACGGTCAGTCTTACAAAAAAAGAGGAAAGAGGAAAGAAATGAGGGAAAGGGCAGCTTCCTCCCCGGAATGAATTCCGGGGTTTCCGCGAGACGCGTTGTTAGGCAAAGAAGGGAGGGTGTACATGTTAAGCCCACAGCAGCAAGAAATTGTGCGACTTAAAAAACAGGGTCTGGGCGCAAAAAAAATAGCCCAAACGCTGGGGGTATCAGAATCAACGGTAAAAACCAACCTTCGGCGGATTAAAGAAAAACTGGCGAGATTGCAGGGGGGTGACAAAGATAACCCAAACGACCCTTCACAATATCCGTGTGCCCTTTTTGAGGACCAGAATCTGGAAGAAATGATAAGCGAAGTACCTGGAGCGCCCAGGATGACGGTCAACCAGTTCCAAGTGCTGGCCTTGGCTGGCAAAGGGTTGACTGTAAAACAGGTTGCCAAGAAGCTGAATAAATCGGAAAATGCCGTAAGATGCACACTTAAGCAGAAAAGCATTTCCGCTAAAGATTTTTCCAAACGCAAGTTAACGGCGGAGGAACGGGAACGCGTCGAAAAGATCAAACCACCAGCGGAAAAACGTATCAGTTGGGCCGATGCCGCCCTTCTCCGCGCATACATTAACGGAGAAATCGCCAGGGACCATCTGGCTGGCGTGGAAGTGGTGCTCCGTGCCAAAGGATATATCCGCCGCACGCCGAACATAAACCGCGCCAACGCCAAACACCTGAAAACAATTATCGCCGGCTCGCGCGAAAAGGTGCTTCGTGTACCTGCAGACAAAGCCAAAACTGCACAAGCAGATTTGGCGCATAACAATGCAAAACTTCTGTGTTCCGTGACCGAACTCGAATATACCCATGAATATGACGAGCCGAAGATAGACAGCTACCGCGTATACAGTGTCAGCGCCGCAGCGCTGGAAACGCTTCTCAAAGCCCTGTAGTCGACTATCAAAGTTTTTTGGTTTCACCTCAAAGTTTTCAGCTTCAACCCCAAAGTTTTCAACCCGTTAGGAGAATACCCTGGCGGGTTTTTGCTTTTTTCAGAGGCCCGGTTGGCAGACCAGCGCGGAACGCTGGGGCTGGGAGGGTGCCGGCGGTGCGGGGAGTGCAGCCGGCCCGGGCAAAAAACATGAGAAAGGGGATGGTTGCTATCGAAGTCTTAATCACAAGGCACGCGTTCCAGCGCGCGCAGGTCAGGGGGGTAGAGTGTGAGACTATAGAAGAACTGAGGGAACTGATAAAAAGCGTACACAAACGCGCCCGCATAATAAAAACCGACAGGCGGGGAAAAGAAGGTGTCTATGCTGCCAAAGAGGTTGTGTACGCCGCTGCCCGAAAAGGAGGCAAACTTGTTGTAAAAACCATTTTTGGCACCCTTGCCCGCTACAACTGGGAACGTTCCACGCGCGACCGTCAATTCAGCCGGCACTGCCGCGGCAGAAGAAAAACAGCATAAGGAGGTGTGTTGTTGTGCAGAAAGGTTTTGTTGTTACAATCCTGTGCCTGCTGCTGATTTTTGCTCTGCCTTTGATGGCCAGGGCGGAGACCCTGCTGGACCCTGCACCTGTGCCGGCAGGGACTGCGGACCAGACGCCGGCCCAGGCACCGGCACCAACTGTCAGCCCGGATGGTAAGACAATAGTCAGCAGCGGCAGCCCTTACCGGACCGTAACGCCCGAAGAATTCAGCGGCAAGATAAACACTTTAACCGGCGAGGTAAAACAGTCTTTGGACAAGATTGTCGTACCTGTGTCGGAAGTGGTGGTTGTTATCCTGCTCCTGGCGCTGCTGGTCGGGTCGCTGTTCGGTATCAAGGTTGTCCGCAAATACGCCCTGGCCGGGCTGGGGTTTTCCGCCCTTGCGCTGGTGCTGTATTACAGTATCCCGTCAATCATGGGCTTTATCAACCATGTGGCGAAAGTTCTGAATAGCTAATCTAAAACCAAAAAGGAGATGGTTTCATGTTCAATAAGAGAAAAACACTGATAATTATGCTGTTGGTTGTTTCTCTCGTTGCCCTGTTTGCACATGTGGCCTTTGCGGAACAACTTCCAAATCCGTCAGCCAAAGACCTGGGCGACAAAATCATTAAGTTGGTGCAGGATGTAGGTGAACCCCTGGGCTCAGCAGTAGTATTTGCAACGCTGTTGTTTGCTTTCTTCCGCCTGGCAGTCACCTCCGGTAACCCCACGGAGCGTGCCAAGACAGTGCAGTCGTTGTTGTATATAGTGGTGGCTGGCGTAGGTCTTGGCGGGGCCCTGTTCCTGGCCGGCTTCATCATGGGCCTGGGCAATAATTTGCAATAATTGGAGGTCGGGCTTGTGCGAATATTCAAAATGCCCTACGAAACGGAACTGAACATCAAAATCCTGGGCGGTATAATTGATATTTACCAGGCCGTTTGTATGGGTGTGGTATTGATAATAGTTACCCCAACACTTCTTTCTATGACGTGGCTGCCGCTGGTCCTGCGGATAGCAGGGATCATACTGGCCGCCATAGCCGGGGTCATATTTGCCGTGGTCCGGGTGGGGGACCTGAACTTCATTCAGTACATATACTACCGTTCCAGATTTTTTGGGAACGCGGGCAAAATTCAATACCCAAACTAAAAAAGGGGGTCATAGACCCCACGGCTGAAGCCGGGGGCTTGTCCTCCAGGCTTTAGCCGTAGGCCCAAAAAAGGCCTCGCTATGACCAGCCTCAGAGGCCTGACTCGAAGGACAAGGGGATGAAGGTCCTACGTTACCGGGGAGAGCCGAAGTTCGCACTCCGGGATGCTCCTCCAGTCCCGAGACCCTGCAACCCGGCGGTTAAACAGCGAGCTGGGGGGTGTAGCGAGCAGTGCCGCCGGGAGACGGCCGCCCGGTAACATTGGCGAGGAGGGAGGCTGAGGAGAGTCCGCCTCAGCCCGTCACAAGGCCCTTACGGGCACAGGGGGCGTAAACCCCCTCCCCTTTACGGGGGACAAATTTAAGGCGCTTTCCTCCCTAGGCTTAAAAGCCGGGGCCTCCAGCGCCACATGAGGAGGTGAAAAAGCGGCAGGCAGGGTTCTGCCGCTTTTCCTATGTCAACAGCAATAACCGTAATGTTTCTTGTGCTGTCCGCGTTAATGGGCGCGGCAATTTTTTACATGAACAAGAAAGCCCTGAAAGGCAGTGTCGGTTACGCCGGTAAAGCAGCGGAACAGAAGTCCGAGGAAATTTCCCGGGTGCAGAACCCTTTGCTCGGCCTGAAAAACATCAAAAACGGCATAGCTGAATACGATACCCATATGTGCATCTACCTGCGTTTGGGCAGTATCGATTTTCACCTGCTCACCGAAGGCGAGCAGCAGTCCGTCGAGGACGTGCTGCTGTCCCTGGCCCGGACAGTAAACTTTCCGGTTCAGGTGGTGGTTATCAGCCGCCAGACCGATACCAGGATGGCGGTAAACGGCGTTGTACAGAGCCTGAATATCAACCGGTTAAGCCCGCAGTTGCGGAGCTACGCGGAACAAATGGTGCGGTATTTAAGCGCCATGATGGAGAACCGCGGCACGCCGGATTACGAAAAATACCTGGTGATCCGCTGTGATATGCTGGACAGCGCGGACAAAACCAGGAACGAGCTTTACCGCCGTGCCGACCTGGTAATCTCCGAACTGGCCAGGGCCAAGATCCCCTGCCAGCCGGTCAAAACCGACGAAATACCGGATATTTTCTTTGACCAGTTGAACCCGCAGCAGACCTTCAAACCCTCTGCTGCAATCAGGAACGGCGGTTTATATTACGCAAAAGGGGGTGGGATTGGTGCTGAAAAGACTGCTTGACAGAACATCACAGGCGCGGCAGCCGGAAACCGACGAGTTTACCGCAAACACACCCGGCCTGGACAACTTGATCAACCCTCCGTCCATAACAGAATACATAGACTACCTGAAGGTAGGAAGCAAATACCTGCGCGTGTTTGCGGTATCCGTCTACCCGCTGCAGACGTATATATCCTGGCTGGACGATGTGTATATGATGGGCAGCGTGATTACCGCAATACACCTGCAGCCGCAGGAGCCGGCCATGGTCAAGGCTACCCTGACAAGAAAAATCACCAACAAGATGTCGCAGTATATACTCGAAGATAACCGGGGCAACATCCTGAACCTGCCTGAGCTTAAAAAGACCGTTGCCGATTATGAAAACCTGCGCGAACTCATCCAGACCGGCAGGGAAAAGCTGTTTTCCATTCAGATACTGTTTGGGATATATGCCGACACTATCGACGAACTGAACGCGCGCAGTGTGGCCCTGGGCGACATACTGGCCCGGAGCGACGTGCGGATAATATCCCTGGACTATCGGCAGTACCAAGGTTTCAGAAGCCTGCTGGGCATGTGCCACTCCGGCATAACCCGGCCCTGGCAGAACGGCACGACGGGCAATACAATATCCATGCTGCCCATCACCGGCTCGGCCCTGAACCACCCGAACGGCATCTGGCTTGGCCGGAACTATTTCACCGGCTCCATGATGTTTTACGACCAGTTTGTCGGCCCGCCGGAACTGATGAACCCGCACATTGCCGTGTTCGGGTACTCCGGCGCAGGCAAAAGCACAACGCTGAAGGTAATGCTCCTGCGCGGAGCAATAAACGGCAGCCGGTACGTCACCATAGACGTAAACGGCGAATATGCCCGGATGGTACCGTTTACCGGCGGCATAAACATCCCCATAAAACCCGGACAGGTATCCGGCATCAACCCCTTTGAACTGTCTGTCGAAGAAACGGAAACCGGGCAGGAGACGGCGAACGTGGCCGACAAAATTGCCGAGATTAAAGCTCTCATCACGACCATGGTCGAACTGGAAGGCCGGATAAGCCTCACCGCGCGGGAGAGCGCAATACTGACGGACGCCATAGGCGCGCTGTACGCCAAACGCGGGATAGACAGCAATCCCGACAGCCTGTACGAGCCAGCGCCCGGCGTGCAGGGAGACGAAATCAAGGTTGGTTATGTCAAAAAAGCCATGCCCACGCTGACCGAACTGGCCGAAGAACTCAGGAACATGGGTGCGGAGGACATGGCGATTTATCTGAAACCCTTCCTGCGCACAGGGGAAAAGGGCATGTTCGACTGCACTTCTACAGTAAAACTGCATGACACATCTCACATTAACTTCGACCTGTCCCATATCAAGGACGACACCACCCGGCTGTATGCCTCTTTTGTTATCTACACCTGGGTCTGGCACGAGTTTGTGCTGAAGCTTGACAAGAGCATCAAAAAGGTGATAGAAAACGACGAGTGCTGGATGTTCACCAAACACCCTCTGGCCGCCGGGTTCCTGGAGAACTACGCCCGGCGCGGGCGGCACTACAGGTTTTCCCTGACCGTTGCCAGCCAGCAGGTGGAAGAATTTTTGTCCAGCGAATCAGGCAGGGCCATAATCAACAACTGCAGCACGGTAATCCTGCTGCGCCAGAACCCGTCGGTAGTTGAGATGGTCTGCGACCACTTCAGGCTGTCCGGCGGCAGCGGCGAGTTCCTGAACGGCTGCGGGCCGGGCGAAGGCATCATGCTGGCCGACGGGCGGCTGCACGCAATAAAAATAACGCCGCTGGACTTCGAGATGAAGTACATCGACACAAGGCCGGACAAAGTTGCTGCGGAGGTGCGGAGACATGCTTAGAATGCAAAAAACAATAACCCTGGCGCTGATACTGACAGTGCTGGTCATGGCGCTGGTGCCTGCCATGGTGTACGCTGCCGGGGAGGACCAGCAGCAAAAACAGCTTTCCAAGCAGCCATTGGAGGACAAGGGCAGTTTGGGAGAAAGTTTTATCGCGACAATAATTAACGGCCTGGTTGCACCTCTGGAATGGCTGGGTGAGGTGGGCGGAATCCAGACGCTGGACAAGCTGATATATGACGCATCCGGGGATGCGGATGTGTCGCCGTTAACGGCAGGCGAATGGGCAACGGCGCAGAAATGGTATGTGGGCATAGCAGGAGCCACAATGTCGCTGCTGATAATTAGCGTGTTCTACACGTTTATAAAAACAGCCGCCTATGCAGCGTACAACCCTGCGGCCAGGGCCGGACTCGCCCAGGACGTGGGCCGGTGGTTTATCGCCCTGGTCCTGGTGGCAGCCATACCGTATCTGTTCATGGTATTTTCCGGCCTGAACACCGCATTTGTCGATACAATCCAGGGTGTTGCCAGGAACGTGTCCGGCGCGGAAGCTGTCCGGCAGTTGGGCGATTATGGTGCCGGCGGCAGTTTCATATCCGGCCTGCACACCGGCAGCATACTGGGCACGGCCATAGCCAAACTTGTGCTTTTGGGCATTCAGGCGTGGATAAATTTTCTGTTCAAGATACGGAAGATCATGCTGATTATTATGCTGGTGTTCGCCCCGGTAGCAGTGTACTTGTGGTCCATCCGCGGCGAGCCGCAGCCGCTGTCCGTGCTGTTCGGCGAGCTGGCCAGCAACTTCTTTATGCAGACAGCCTATGCGCTGGTGTTCTCCGTGTTCCTCTCGTTTGTGAACCTGGCCGAGGCAACATGGATTGACGTGATTGTCTGGCTGTTTATGATTACTTCGATAGCGGAAGTGATCCGCAACGTACTGCAGTCCCTGGTCTCCCGCTGGTCCGGTGTGAACGAGGCGGGCATTGCCGGCAGGGCCCTGGCTTTTGCCGGCGGCGGCGCTCTTATGGGCATGTCTCAGGTCCTGCGCGGCAATAAACAGGCCATGGCCGATTTCAATAAGATGCCCAAACCGGAAGGCATGGCCGGGGCAGGAGGCAGCGGCAGCCTTGGCGGCGGTACCGCGGACTTCTCCGGCAGCCCGGCAATGGGGACACTGTACCGGTCGTCATATAACGCCGCCAAGTGGGGCGGTGTTATGGCCGCAGGCGTGTCAACGGCAGGCGCTGCCGCCGGCAGCCTTGTGACCGCCGCCGTGCCGGGTGGTGAGCACCTGGGCGTGATGGCCGGCCAGGCCGCCGGGGCGATAACGGGCGGCATAATCCGCGGAGTCGGTACATCAGCCGGCCTGGCGCGGAAAACCTGGTTTAACTCCCGGGCCTACGGCACCAACCTGGCAGGTGGGTTGCAGAAAGCCACGGGTACCGCATCAACCCCGCAGGCGCTGTTCCGCGCCGGGCGGATAGTGGCGCAGAACACCTTCAGCCCGGCAGGCATGCCGGGCCTGCTGCAGAAATACGGTGCATCGGGTGCGGCAGCAGAAAACCAGGTGCCGGCAACCTGGCGGCAGTCAAACGAGCCGCCGCCGGGTGGCGGAAGTTCCGGTGGAAGCGGACTTGACCGAAGTATGGCACCTGTAAGTTTTGCCGGCAATTCCGGCCCGGAAGGAATCGGCGGAACGTACAGCGGCGAATCCGAAACAGGGTCCATGCCGGGGCCAGGACAGGTACCGGCAGCGCAGGAAAAAACATTCAAACCGAAACAAAATGATTTTTCCCTGGACAATCTGGAGTAATCAGGACGGCAGAACGCCGTCCTTTTTTCTTGAGGAGGTGTATGTTTTTGCTGAAGCTGATAAAAAAATTCATCCGCGACGAGCGCGGCCTGACCAATCTTCTGTCAGCGACTATGGTGCTGATTGTTCTGATGGCTGTTGTATCCCTGTCCCTCAACCTGACCCTGCTGTGGAACGCCAAGATCGCCGTCCAGCAGGCGGCCTTTGAAGCGGCCAGGGCGGGCTCGGTGGCCGAGGACCCGGTACCGAAAGCAGTGTCAGTCGCCCGGGGGTTTGCTGCCGGCGCACTGCCCGGCTGGACAGATCCGAGCGTTGTTACCGTTACAGCCGTCGAAACCGGCGTGGCCCCGGACAAAATGCTGTCCGTGACCGTTAACTACCACC is from Thermincola ferriacetica and encodes:
- a CDS encoding ImmA/IrrE family metallo-endopeptidase, which produces MISVDDMWHTTVCSMDFFAKNKMRFPLDEEEVAQKLNLDKPVHILRVSNLPDDIGGYVQRTEKRYYVLANKNHPVLRQRFSIFHEFGHFILGHRKTSIHAWYETRDIQEKEADYLAANLLMPLDIVYRLAERYWYNVMGLLDAVQSVCHVSLSAAAYRICNLGLFQGSIILKDGFTDCFRYRTPGYHERMGYRHYDRRTLLSGKTLHIHVLKTFPPQIP
- a CDS encoding helix-turn-helix domain-containing protein encodes the protein MEIGKRIRMTRKSKGLTQEELAKLVNKSAQVISNWERGYTSTINYDDIYRLSSALNVSSDYLIGRTDDPSPPSEPDLEKLLYLRLQKSNLSEATKNQFMRAFRENLELIRQLEREEEEND
- a CDS encoding helix-turn-helix domain-containing protein, whose amino-acid sequence is MVYENVEKIRIAKGITKTHIAKALGLSLQGYRHIASGSVRLDAERLKTIAAILGCEPSVFYDDKLTDEVIKGIAIQSN
- a CDS encoding sigma factor-like helix-turn-helix DNA-binding protein, whose amino-acid sequence is MLSPQQQEIVRLKKQGLGAKKIAQTLGVSESTVKTNLRRIKEKLARLQGGDKDNPNDPSQYPCALFEDQNLEEMISEVPGAPRMTVNQFQVLALAGKGLTVKQVAKKLNKSENAVRCTLKQKSISAKDFSKRKLTAEERERVEKIKPPAEKRISWADAALLRAYINGEIARDHLAGVEVVLRAKGYIRRTPNINRANAKHLKTIIAGSREKVLRVPADKAKTAQADLAHNNAKLLCSVTELEYTHEYDEPKIDSYRVYSVSAAALETLLKAL
- a CDS encoding VirB4 family type IV secretion system protein, with translation MLKRLLDRTSQARQPETDEFTANTPGLDNLINPPSITEYIDYLKVGSKYLRVFAVSVYPLQTYISWLDDVYMMGSVITAIHLQPQEPAMVKATLTRKITNKMSQYILEDNRGNILNLPELKKTVADYENLRELIQTGREKLFSIQILFGIYADTIDELNARSVALGDILARSDVRIISLDYRQYQGFRSLLGMCHSGITRPWQNGTTGNTISMLPITGSALNHPNGIWLGRNYFTGSMMFYDQFVGPPELMNPHIAVFGYSGAGKSTTLKVMLLRGAINGSRYVTIDVNGEYARMVPFTGGINIPIKPGQVSGINPFELSVEETETGQETANVADKIAEIKALITTMVELEGRISLTARESAILTDAIGALYAKRGIDSNPDSLYEPAPGVQGDEIKVGYVKKAMPTLTELAEELRNMGAEDMAIYLKPFLRTGEKGMFDCTSTVKLHDTSHINFDLSHIKDDTTRLYASFVIYTWVWHEFVLKLDKSIKKVIENDECWMFTKHPLAAGFLENYARRGRHYRFSLTVASQQVEEFLSSESGRAIINNCSTVILLRQNPSVVEMVCDHFRLSGGSGEFLNGCGPGEGIMLADGRLHAIKITPLDFEMKYIDTRPDKVAAEVRRHA
- a CDS encoding TadE/TadG family type IV pilus assembly protein; translated protein: MLKLIKKFIRDERGLTNLLSATMVLIVLMAVVSLSLNLTLLWNAKIAVQQAAFEAARAGSVAEDPVPKAVSVARGFAAGALPGWTDPSVVTVTAVETGVAPDKMLSVTVNYHLPLKVFNGTGGTLRTFDLVGQAVVPIREKS